The Topomyia yanbarensis strain Yona2022 chromosome 3, ASM3024719v1, whole genome shotgun sequence nucleotide sequence AAATTGAATGAGACATTTTCCATTCAGTTTTCTAATGATACCAACGTAAATTTGTATCTCAGTGGGAACAAATTAAACAACGCAAATTTCTCCGGGAATGTCACATATCTAACAATGGCCCATAACGAGTTAACCAATCTTCAAAACTACACATTTGGCGCTAATCCTGATATTCGCAGTATATTTCTGGATTATAACCAAATCAACACAATTTCACCACATGCGTTTTACGGGCTTTCTAAACTCGAAGAGCTGAGTATCAGTTGCAATCCGATTAAAACATTTGAATCATATTTCCTGCAGTCCATTCCAATGCTCAAGTACCTTAGTTTGAGTAACATAGGTCTTTCATATCTTCCGGATGATTTCTTGTTTATGCAAAAACAACTTTCCTCCCTACGATTGGGGGACAATCGGTTGGAATACctaccggagtacatattcgaTGGACTAAGTGAGCTGCAATATCTAGGGCTAGAGAACAACAGAATCGCAAACATATCCTCAAAACAATTCAAAGAGTTGACAAATCTCAAAAGTTTGTACCTCTATGACAATATTATCGGTCATCTCGACGACGACCTGTTTGATGAATTGATCAATTTGAAACTACTTGCACTGCATAACAATCTACTAACGGAACTCAACGATAGATTATTTAGTAAATTAATACATTTGGAACGGATCGGACTACACAATAATGTAATTCAAAACATCACCGCGGGTGTTTTCCGTGGGCTCCTTCAGCTAAAGGTCGTACATTTGTATGAAAATCAAATCAGTGAACTGCCTTCGAGTTTGTTCCAGGACAACGTAGGTCTCGAGGAAGTGGTGCTAAGGAATAACTTGGTTGTGGAAATTCCACGAAACACCTTCAGATATCTCCCCAAACTAAAAATTTTGGATCTGTCTGGGAacattattactagaatttattcGCAATCGTTTGAAAACTGCGAACAGCTCAAAGAACTATGGCTTGGTGGAAACGAGATCGAAACGCTTGATCAATCAGCATTTTATGGACTACAACAACTGGAAATGTTAGATCTCAGTGACAACAAAATAACAGTCATTGAGGAAAGAACTTTCGAAAATTTAGGACTGTTAAAACGTTTGTATCTTGGTAATAACCATGTTAATAAACTGTTTGCAACGCATTTCGTTTCTCTCGTGAGCCTACAAGTACTATCAGTGTTTAACAACAACGTAAGCAGGTTGAATAACGATGTGTTTGTCAATAATTGGCTTCTAGAGGAATTATATTTGGACGGAAACCAAATATCTGTGATATCAACCCGCGCATTTATCGGACTAGACAATTTGAAAACTTTACATCTGTCCAAAAACAACATAAGTTCTTTGAGTCAGGGTGTGTTAAATCCTGTATTCTCACTAATCGAACTGAAATTGGATAGTAACTCATTGAATCATCTTCCGATCGATTTGCTTCTCCATCAATCCTGGCTAGAGTTTTTGTCGCTATCAGAAAATAATATTGAATCACTTCCCGAAGGTATTTTTGCTGACAGTACGAAACTCAGAATACTGGAACTAAACAACAATAATATCGCAGATATTCCAAGCAAATTACTGCTACCATTACGAGAATTGGAAGAGCTGTATTTGGAAAATAATTACCTCAGCCAACTGCAAGAACACATCTTCATCAACAATGAACGACTGAAAGTCCTAAACATCGCCGGAAACTTTTTGTCCTCATTTGACATCTTCAAGACATCCTTCGCAGTCAGCCTTCAAGTTTTGGACATCCAGTCAAACCATCTGCAGATGATTCAAATTACTCGAAACTTACTCAAACTATTCGCCCAAAATAACGACATCGATACCATTTTCGTCGAAAGTGCATCCTTCCACCAGCTGGAAGTCCTCGACCTGGCTGACAACAATTTGTGTCGAATAGACAAACTTTTCAAACTGATACGCTTGAGGTCCCTTAACCTTGCTctgaacaattttgaaaaactggacgTTTCACGGCTGTACAAGTTGCCATACCTTAGCAGCTTCAACATTTCGAAGAGTGGAATCAGATCCTTGACCGGAGTGCTTCACAAACGACATGCGGCGCTGGAATCGTTCGATATAGCCGGAAATGGGATAGACCACTTTAACAACTTTATTCCCATATACTTCACGTCGCTGTTGCAGCTAGCTGTCAACGGAAATCCATTTGTGAACCAGGAGTTTTACGACAACATGATGTTACTCAGAGGAATAGGTGCGTTGCAGGACGACCTGAAAATAACCTAATTTATCATTGAGTAAGATAGTGGGTTAATAATACAATCTTCTTCGAATCGATAGTTCAGTGTTTTATTGAAATGTTCGAATTCCTACgcggagaattcgatacccagctggagggcccaattgtccaaggtatcttacAATGGTCCTAGCAAATCGACAACCGTCAACAGCAAGTTGCCTTAGcatgcaggaattgacaagacattcgtcaatgtcattcacgtaaactTTGTAGAGAAGGTGGCTTAGACATAAGCCCTGGGGAaggtagctaattcgtgatgtctaAAAATTGCCATGCGCAAAATGCAACAAGTTTAGccaaaagttgtttaaaatcgtTGAAAGACTATACTGGTGCAACAGAATATCGATCGAAACTGCATCAAAAGCCCCTTTAATAACCAAGAAAACTGATGCaaacattttctcgaacaatttCCGGAttgcattgcaatcggtcgatttGAATTGTTGTCGGAGGATTTCAACAACAGGCATAGTGAGGGAACGCTTCGcgatagatcttctgtgccgggttGGAACGGGGAAAAACCTTCTTgatgaaatcgaatatccaacggtttgcatagtccacgctctcgttagtactgttacCGTTTCGCATACGCCGAGCCGTGCCTCAAAAAGTTCCCGTTGATATTTTTATCGTTAGCCCGTCAATGAACCGGAGCCAGTAGCTACATTTtctggctttcatcaaactcttcattcgcgtttctaacgtcgcatactgtcggtagctagtgGATAATCCTtcatcccggaaggtcttatacgcggcggccttctccgcgtatacATCGGAAGagctctttgtcccaccaggggtTGAGAGATCGTCCGCGAGAGTTCGCCTGTAGAACGCGTTTATTTTGAACTTGAATCGCGGTGTCGAGAGCAAAGCCAGGCCAGAGCGCGTACTCTACCTTTGGAGGAGGCTCTTGTGTGGACTCGATTTTGCCGGCTATCGTAGCTCtgccaatcaatatttcgtgtgaggtaaTGCGAAACATAGATTGTATTCGATGGCCCTACACCGTCTGTAATAGAACAGTAGAGCTATTTGAGACAAaagatgcatcccagtgctcgagGTGCTTTATCAACGACGTGTTatttaaacgtaagttgagaatccagaatcactcccagatccTTCAATTGACTAACGCGGTCGATTTCTGTTTTAGTAGAcggtctttaaaaaaaatcgaatcgtttttcattgaaattgatattaccgagcacttcttcgggGTTACATACATGCGGTTCGTGCTACACCAATCAGCAAAGACTTAAAACTGTAATCTTCAACTGAACACGGAAAACAATTGtttccaaaatcgtgaataaagtgccatgaattttgGAACTTTATAATATATAACTTGCTTTTatgattatgttcaatttcccttcagtaacaccCGCGTAACGCTTTTACGAGTAGAATTATATGTTTTGGTTTGAGAACTTAAGCCATGTTTTCCACCTTATCAGAATCGATGGATggttttattcatagatttagaatCATTAGGTCATAAAGTCAAAACAGTCTGGATagtttctcgtgaactatttcacgaaactcagaattttattcatgaatccatagaatcctcgtgaactaattcatgattcttagTATATTAGTCACTGTCCAATATCCGTACTCGAGACAATTATGCTATCAAACTATTATACTAGTAATCACTAGtactagttcacaaaatcattaaatattattcatgtatttttgAACTCGTtcttgattcctagtataatagtcccgacttaccattcgtggtcGTGAATTAATTCACGAAATCATTGAAAATTATTCATGTatccgtgaactggttcatgctCCCAAGTATACTGGGCACGATGTACCATTCgtggtcgtgaaatagttcacgaaatcatagaatattattcatgtattcatgaactaAAAGTCACgtcttaccattcgtgctcgtgatatagttctctaaatcataaaatatttttcatatattcgtgaactgttttatgatttctagtatattagtcacgacataccattcgtgatcgtgaaatagttcacgaaatcatcaaATTTTATTCTTGTATTCTTGAAcgggttcatgattcctagtacaaaaGTCACATACCATTCGTGCACgcaaaatatttcacgaaatcatgaaatattcatgggttcgtgaactagttcatgattgcTAGTACTTGATCTAGGATCTATCTTGCGTGCTTATTATATTTAGGAAATATCcttaaacattttcaatttcatgcaacacaGGCGTGAAATTTTTAcgggaactatttcacaaaatctatAGTATTATTggtagaatcatttttgttccacgcACTATTCCATGAAATGTCGTATATGTCCAGCTGTTAGCGACCAGCTAGAGGCACGAGCAGAAAATATAAGACAACCATTAGGACCTATAACATTGTTATTTATCTGACAAGGTACAGTGTGATGTCTtgacagaaaaagaaaactgcgctgagcaccaaaaatacattctAAGCCCACAAATCGTgatcgtgatatagttcatggaACAAAATCCCTCTTATTAGTCACACATTTATGTTCCTGTTTATACTGTCGCAATTCTCCGAGTACATAAACAAAAAATGACAGATCACGAAAAGGCGAAGAAAAATTTAGAATATCATAATAAAACTGCTTGTGTCATGAACATCAATCACatcactccacgtgtcaaattcgaaactaagctctagaataaaataaacgtgcaaataaattacgacaatcgtgactaagattcaAAAAACAAGAACATACATActattcgtgacaaaaatatcaaaaatcgtggctAAGATCATGAATTATGAGCATATAgcactctactcgtgactaaaatatcaaggTAACGTGAATAAACATTACAAAAATCATGACCAAGATCGCTAAATCATGAATGTAAACcacattactcgtgattaaaatatcaaaaatcgtgaatatGATCCAaattcatgaacataaatcactctagTCGTGACTAAAACATCACGG carries:
- the LOC131691472 gene encoding protein artichoke-like, translating into MIVERFAVLLFVTAIYSLDYRATVANKITSPKDCIQSNGYLLEHFPADELEETRTINWLILTGTTQTTLHTGVLICFPDLKELTLTHSELSAIDENAFGVVPQLWTLNMSYNALNTLLDGGKPVLKGLSQLRRLDLSYNRFQVLHSNLFHELNNLTELIISNNGLATIHVKAFDGLFNLKTLDLSQNKLDYLPSGMLLHCQNLKVLSLRNNRIKYFSSKTFKSLEGLEELDLSDNNITSLPKTTFVSLRGLKVLLLNGNGLQKLTEPVFGPLENLEYLNIAENELIFLPESVLSPLKNLKFFNAQVNKLEAVSVDLFQSNLLLQEVSFSDNQIATFPQRTVVFLIYLKNLDLTNNKLNETFSIQFSNDTNVNLYLSGNKLNNANFSGNVTYLTMAHNELTNLQNYTFGANPDIRSIFLDYNQINTISPHAFYGLSKLEELSISCNPIKTFESYFLQSIPMLKYLSLSNIGLSYLPDDFLFMQKQLSSLRLGDNRLEYLPEYIFDGLSELQYLGLENNRIANISSKQFKELTNLKSLYLYDNIIGHLDDDLFDELINLKLLALHNNLLTELNDRLFSKLIHLERIGLHNNVIQNITAGVFRGLLQLKVVHLYENQISELPSSLFQDNVGLEEVVLRNNLVVEIPRNTFRYLPKLKILDLSGNIITRIYSQSFENCEQLKELWLGGNEIETLDQSAFYGLQQLEMLDLSDNKITVIEERTFENLGLLKRLYLGNNHVNKLFATHFVSLVSLQVLSVFNNNVSRLNNDVFVNNWLLEELYLDGNQISVISTRAFIGLDNLKTLHLSKNNISSLSQGVLNPVFSLIELKLDSNSLNHLPIDLLLHQSWLEFLSLSENNIESLPEGIFADSTKLRILELNNNNIADIPSKLLLPLRELEELYLENNYLSQLQEHIFINNERLKVLNIAGNFLSSFDIFKTSFAVSLQVLDIQSNHLQMIQITRNLLKLFAQNNDIDTIFVESASFHQLEVLDLADNNLCRIDKLFKLIRLRSLNLALNNFEKLDVSRLYKLPYLSSFNISKSGIRSLTGVLHKRHAALESFDIAGNGIDHFNNFIPIYFTSLLQLAVNGNPFVNQEFYDNMMLLRGIGALQDDLKIT